A single window of Lytechinus variegatus isolate NC3 chromosome 8, Lvar_3.0, whole genome shotgun sequence DNA harbors:
- the LOC121420411 gene encoding UDP-glucuronosyltransferase 2C1-like, producing MDDNGASRPNTLLKQKLLFWQLLLLASVGSFQCCSGARFLVPSITLIRTPSHHMTLTTITQALVQRGHEVTFLIIDHQGAGGFLPDSYTSKIILPNPMTDQDLQEFIDIKDSLTDLINMTKLEAMRDPRPWKLKEYGDFGCGVLLENTAILEQLRLANFDELITYPIADICDTLLAAYLDIPFIVVTGTKRVLAFHEGMLGIPTPVSYVPFSIIFTPKLGHQMTLFERIQNALMFYGAHSAIEYFTVYRHLRHLQRTYGIRPDLTPWQIISKADLWLCHNTWALEYPRPIAPNWIPIGGLTIKEPRPLPEDLERFIQGSGDHGFIVFTLGSSNKALASGALNDVISKVFSELPQRILWRYFGEKPRYLGNNTLISEWLPQNDLLAHPKARLLIYHAGSAGVYEAMNYGVPMLLMPLIGDQTTNAYQVAAKGMGLVLDVNDLNEDEFRTSINKLLNDESYRISAQRASFIMRDQLASPLETAVFWIEHVIKFGGDHLRLRSTEMGFIELNSLDVVAFLVVLSLFILYIDYFVLRGCYRCVCRNMKKQKTD from the exons ATGGATGACAACGGTGCGTCTAGACCAAACACTTTGCTAAAACAGAAGCTGTTGTTTTGGCAACTGCTTCTGCTGGCGAGTGTAGGGAGTTTTCAGTGCTGTAGTGGCGCGCGGTTTCTCGTCCCGTCTATAACGTTGATACGAACACCAAGTCACCACATGACGCTTACAACCATAACTCAAGCCCTGGTGCAGCGCGGTCATGAAGTGACATTTCTCATCATTGATCACCAGGGAGCTGGTGGTTTCCTGCCAGATTCCTACACGTCAAAGATTATACTTCCGAATCCCATGACGGACCAAGATTTACAGGAGTTCATTGATATCAAGGATTCTTTGACGGATTTGATTAATATGACCAAGCTAGAAGCAATGAGGGACCCACGACCATGGAAATTAAAAGAGTATGGTGATTTTGGTTGTGGTGTTTTGCTTGAAAATACAGCTATTCTTGAGCAACTGCGGCTTGCAAACTTTGATGAACTTATAACGTACCCCATCGCTGATATCTGCGACACCCTTCTTGCAGCCTACCTGGATATTCCATTTATCGTTGTAACAGGGACAAAAAGAGTTCTGGCCTTTCACGAAGGGATGCTGGGTATTCCGACCCCAGTTTCCTATGTGCCTTTCAGTATAATATTCACACCAAAGCTGGGACACCAAATGACTCTCTTTGAACGCATCCAGAATGCACTAATGTTCTACGGTGCACATTCTGCAATTGAATACTTTACTGTCTATCGCCATCTACGTCATCTTCAACGAACCTATGGTATTCGACCAGACCTGACTCCATGGCAGATCATCAGTAAAGCAGACCTTTGGTTGTGCCATAACACTTGGGCCCTTGAATATCCAAGACCTATAGCTCCGAATTGGATCCCTATTGGAGGACTTACCATCAAGGAGCCAAGACCCCTCCCGGAGGATCTAGAAAGATTTATTCAAGGATCTGGAGATCATGGGTTCATTGTATTTACTTTG GGATCTTCGAATAAAGCTCTTGCGAGTGGAGCCCTCaatgatgtaatttcaaaagTTTTCAGTGAATTGCCACAGAGGATACTGTGGAGATATTTTGGGGAAAAGCCCCGTTACCTAGGCAACAACACACTGATCTCGGAGTGGCTTCCACAAAATGACCTTttag CTCATCCTAAAGCTCGGTTACTGATCTACCATGCGGGTAGTGCGGGGGTCTATGAAGCCATGAACTACGGTGTTCCGATGCTCCTCATGCCTCTGATAGGTGATCAGACTACCAATGCTTACCAGGTAGCAGCGAAAGGGATGGGTCTCGTTTTGGACGTGAATGATTTAAATGAAGACGAGTTTCGGACGAGTATTAACAAGCTTCTTAATGATGAAAG CTACAGGATAAGTGCGCAGCGGGCTTCGTTTATCATGCGAGACCAACTCGCCAGCCCTCTGGAAACGGCTGTATTCTGGATAGAACACGTGATCAAGTTTGGTGGAGATCATCTTCGTCTTCGTTCTACTGAAATGGGATTCATCGAACTCAACTCCCTCGACGTAGTCGCATTCCTAGTCGTTTTATCACTTTTCATTCTTTACATTGATTACTTCGTGCTTAGGGGGTGTTACAGATGTGTATgtagaaatatgaaaaaacaaaagactgATTAA